A segment of the Aureliella helgolandensis genome:
GAGCAGCTTAAGCAGGTGATCGATCCCGAATTGTTTGTCAACATCGTCGATCTTGGCCTGATCTATGTAGTTGACCTGCAGGCCAGCACTACCGAAGAGGGGAAGACGGACATCTTGATTGAGATGACGATGACCAGCCCTATGTGCCCAGCCGGCCCGCAGTTGGTGGCCAATAGTCGGCAAGCGGCGGAATCCCTCGAAGGAGTGGGCAATGTCGAGATCAAGGTGGTCATGGATCCCCCTTGGACTCAAGACATGATGACGGAAGACGCACGGGATCAACTCGGCATCTTCTAAATTCGGATCCGATAGCGCCGCGTGCGGCGAAAACGTCTGATTGTCACCGGTGCCCCAGGCAAGCGGTGCCTGTGCGAAATGCGCAAACGAGTGTTTCTCGGTGGAGTTCGTGCGCGTTTAACGTCGGTCCTCCAGCGCCGCGTGGACGCGCGCTTAGTTCTGCGCGTTCATGCGGCGGTTGCAGCTTGAATTTTGCGTCCCCCCTTGATTCGTAAATGTACGATTCGTAAATGAACCAGGAGAATCCCTGCGTGGAAAAGCGTCTGAAAACCGGCATCCCCCAGCTCGATGAAGCACTTGGAGGCGGGCTGCTGCCAGGCTGCCTGACGATGATCGTTGGAGCGACGGGAGTTGGGAAAACACAACTGGGAATCCAGTTTAGCGAGGCTGGGTTGGCCCAAGAGGGCTCCCGTGGCGCGGTCATCGATCTGTCGAGTCGAGGTGACTCTCAAAATCACGTGGGCTACGCCCAACGACTCTTCAGCGTTGACCTGAGTGTGGGGAACCTGAAGGAGGAAGTCGCCTGCCCCTTCGGTGTCGAGCGGCCCAGCGACCTGTTGTCCTTTTTGGGCTATGGTGGGAGACGTGTTCTACGGAGTCAGATGGACGACGACCAATGGCACGCCTGGCAATCGGAATTGAACCGGCGTACACCTCAGCTATTTAAGTATGTCTACTCACACCTTACGCACGGTACCAGGCGGTTTATCGTCGACGGGATTGAACCGCAGGTTTCCGCGTCGGACTCCTTGCAACTCGATTTGCTCGAACTCATCTACCACCGCATGCTGCGTCAAGAGCACGATTGGTTAGCCCGAGAAGTACTGCGAGAGAACTACCGCGAGTGGGAGTCGAAGGTTGCACAGCATGCATTCGATCACCAGGCATCTTCAGCGGTCGTCTTGGTCACCACCAAGCAAACCATGCTGGAGCAGTTGATGACCGATCCGCTTGCAGACGGCGATCTGCTGGCCGGCGCCAATACGATCATCATGCTGGGGCGGCAGTTGAAGGAAGGGGTGATGACGCGGGCGCTGTACGTCGCAAAGCACCGTGGTAGCTACGCGGATCAACGAATTATTCCGTTTGAAATCACGGAGCAAGGTGTCCGCCTTCCCTAGGCGACATCTAATCGGGCTGGCCAGCCATGTCCTGTAAGAGATCCTCGAGAATATCCATGAGCCGTGGCCCCGCCTCGTTGCCCAGGTCAACGACTTCCGAGTGCGAAGTTGACTGTGGGATGTCGGTCGAGGCCACATTGGTAATGACCGAAAACCCCAGCACTTGCATGCTTAGCTCGCGAGCGGTTAGGACTTCAGGCACAGTGCTCATTCCAACCGCATCCGCACCCAGTTGGCGAAACATGCGGTACTCGCCACGCGTCTCGTAGGTCGGCCCTAGGGTGGCTAGGTAGGTGCCTTGGTGCAGCGTGATGTCTTTTCGACGGGCGATGGAGTTGGCGTGGTGGATAAGCCCAAAATCATACGGGCATTTTCCGCGAAGCGGCGGTGTTGGTCGTACATGGGGCTTGCCCCATTGTTGTCGATTCCACAGGAAATCAATATGGCTATCAATCGCCATTAGATCCCCTTTCTGAAAGCGCGTGTTGAGGCCGCCTGCCGCATTGGTCACGATGAGAGTCGTCGCTCCCAGTGCGTGCAAGCAACGGATGGGGAAGCGGACGTGCAGGTTCGAGAATCCCTCGTAGCGATGGGCTCTTCCCTGCATGAGCACGACCGGGACGCCTGCTAGGAAACCGAGAATCAATTGTCCAGCGTGACCGACGGCATGCGTGCGGGGAAATCCGGGGATCTCACTATAGGGCAGGGCGGTGGGATGGGTCAGCCTGGTTGCCAAGTCCCCGAGGCCACTGCCAAGTACGATGGCCACTCGCGGCTGAAAAATTCGCTTTGCGAAAACTCTGTCTCGCGCTTCAGCGACGAGCGCGGTGAGCTTTGCTGGAGACAGGGACAGTAGATCTAGTTCGTTCCCCACGCTTACTGTCTGGCCGCTTCGTACTGAAGAATTCCGGTCACAAGTGTTCTGAGTTTGGGCTCAGCCGCGCCAGCGGTGGCAATGATCTTGGAAACATCGGCCGGTTCGAGCGCGTCGGGCAGGCACATGTCCGTGACGACGGAAAGCCCTACGGTGCGGAGTCCACAGTGGACGGCCACCACGACTTCGGGGACGGTCGACATGCCCACCAAGTCCGCGCCGACAGCTCTCAGGAAACGGTACTCCGCGCGAGTCTCGAGATTAGGGCCAGCAACCGCTACAAACACTCCCTTGTGGGCAATGATGTTCTCGCGTCGTGCGATGGCAAGTGTCTCGTCGATCAATTGAGCATCGTAAGGCTGACACATGTCTGGGAAGCGAGGGCCCAACCGATCATCATTGATGCCAATGAGCGGATTGTCTCCCATCAGATTGATGTGATCTTCGATCACGACGATATCGCCGGATTGAAAATAGGGATTCATTCCGCCAGATGCATTGGAGACGATCAGCAGCTCCGCCCCCATCGCTTTCATCACTCGTACCGGCAGCGTTATCTGCTTGAGTGGATAACCCTCGTACATATGAAAACGGCCTTCCATGGCCATAATGGGCAACCCGCAAAGGTTGCCGCACACCAGCCGTCCACGGTGGCTAGTCGCTGTGGATTTGGGGAAGTGAGGAATGGCTTCGTATTCAATGGAAGCCTCCACTTCGATTTGTTCGACCAATGGCCCCAAGCCAGTTCCCAGGATAATGCCAGCGTGTGGCTGTCGATCCCATTGCTTGCGGATAAAACGACAAGCATCTTCGATCTGGTTGTACAGTTCCAGCATGTGTGATTCAGGGATGAAGCAGAGTGGACGAATCTGTAAAACAGTGCATCGCCGGGGCGTTCATGATGAGACGACTCTTGCGAGCAATGACAAGGGGCAACGCCCGTAGCCTAAATCAACTCCAGTCGTTGATGAGGACTCAGTGCTTGAGCGTTGAATTCGCATTAAAGCATGTTGCCGGTGGTTGCACAACATGACGACAAATGGCATTTTTTAAGTTGCGGCAATTCGCAGCACATTCCATTCAGTATACGCTTTATGTTTCCAATATTTCGTAGTGAAGAAAAATTCTATGCAGCGCAGACGACTAGGCGAAAGCGGACTTTCCGTTACCGATATTTGTATGGGCACCATGACTTTCGGAAGTCAGTGCGATGAGATGCTTTCGATGCAAATACTCGACCGCGCACATGACGCTGGTATCGACTTTTATGACGCGGCCGAAATCTACCCAGTCCCGCCCTTAGAAGAAACCGTCGGTCGTACCGAAGAGATTGTGGGTAAGTGGTTGCAGGGAAAACAACGCGAGCATCTCTTGATTGCGACCAAGGTTACCGGCGCGGGACATGGCTGGTTTGCTCCACCAGTGCGGGGTGGGCGGACCGCCTTGGATGCAAGGCACATCCGCTGTGCGGTCGAAGATAGTCTACGGCGATTGCAAACCGACTACATCGACTTGTACCAAACGCATTGGCCCGATCATCAGATGCGGTATGAGGACACGCTCGACGCGTTGTCCAGACTGGTGGATGAGGGAAAAGTGCGCGCGATCGGATGCAGCAATGAAACCAGCTGGGGGTTGATGAAGAGCCTGTGGGCTGCCGAGCAACATGGCACCCGCCGCTACGATACCGTTCAAAATAACTTCAGCCTGATCAATCGCCGCTGTGAGAGTGAATTGGCGCAGGTTTGTCGTAGAGAGAAGGTTAGCTTGCTCCCCTATTCACCCCTGGGCGGTGGCGTCTTGAGCGGCAAGTATAACAATAGCTTGCCCGAGGGAGGACGGTTTACCGAGTACCTCCGCAGCGGTGGCGAACGGCAAAAGTCGATGGCCATGCGTTTCGTGAACGAAAGGTCGATCGAAACTACCCGCCGACTGGCTACCATCGCTGAGGATATTGGGGTCTCGCTCGTGGCCTTGGCCGTTGCTTGGAGTCGTCAGCACGACTTCGTTGCGTCAACCATTATTGGCGCTACCTCCGTAACGCAGCTCGAAGAGTCTCTGCAAGCGGTCGACTTAATCCTCGACCAAGAAACTCTGGCACGGATCGACGCCATCGACGTGGATATTCCCTGCCCATTGCGCGAAGATGGCCTGCGCAGGCTGTAGGTTTTGTCGAATCGGTCGGCGGCATCGCCCACTTGACATAAGCAAGTCCCGTGTGCAACACGGGCCGGGCGGTGACTCGCGGGCAACACCATAGCAGCGGGCAGTGCGATATGGATGGCAATAGAAATGCATCGGCCCTAGAATAACTCCCGTGGAGTCGCCACTCGTCATGGCCGCGCTCCCATTTAGAATTGCTCTTCCCCTTCAAGCAGAAATGAATACATGGCGACGATCAAACGGATTTTGGTGACTGGCGGTGCGGGCTTTCTAGGCTCGCACATGTGCGAACGCCTCGTCGCTGATGGGCATGATGTAATTTGTCTTGACAATTTCTTCACCAGTCAGAAATCGAACGTGGTTCATCTCCTGGGCGCACCCAATTTCGAGTTGATTCGGCATGACATCACACTGCCTATCTTTTTAGAAGTGGATGAGGTCTATCACATGGCCTGCCCTGCAGCTCCGGGGCATTACCAATTCAATCCCATCAAGACGATTAAGACCAGTGTGGTAGGCTCGATCAATATGCTGGGGCTTGCCAAGCGGTGTGGCGCTCGGATCCTGCTCGCCAGCACGTCTGAGGTCTATGGTGATCCGGAAGTCCACCCACAAACGGAAGATTATCGGGGCAATGTCAATCCGATCGGTCCACGCGCTTGCTACGACGAGGGAAAGCGGGCTGCCGAAACACTCTTCATGGATTATCACCGAATGAACAAAGTTGATATTCGCATCATCCGAATCTTCAACACATTCGGCCCTCGCATGCACCCCTACGACGGACGCGTCGTTTCGAACTTTATTCGTCAAGCCTTAACTGGAAACGACATCACGCTCTTCGGAGATGGGCAACAGACGCGCTCATTTTGCTATCGGGATGATTTGGTCGAGGGGGTTTTTCGCATGATGAATTGCGAAGATAATTTCA
Coding sequences within it:
- a CDS encoding metal-sulfur cluster assembly factor translates to MNKILSEELVREQLKQVIDPELFVNIVDLGLIYVVDLQASTTEEGKTDILIEMTMTSPMCPAGPQLVANSRQAAESLEGVGNVEIKVVMDPPWTQDMMTEDARDQLGIF
- a CDS encoding RAD55 family ATPase — its product is MNQENPCVEKRLKTGIPQLDEALGGGLLPGCLTMIVGATGVGKTQLGIQFSEAGLAQEGSRGAVIDLSSRGDSQNHVGYAQRLFSVDLSVGNLKEEVACPFGVERPSDLLSFLGYGGRRVLRSQMDDDQWHAWQSELNRRTPQLFKYVYSHLTHGTRRFIVDGIEPQVSASDSLQLDLLELIYHRMLRQEHDWLAREVLRENYREWESKVAQHAFDHQASSAVVLVTTKQTMLEQLMTDPLADGDLLAGANTIIMLGRQLKEGVMTRALYVAKHRGSYADQRIIPFEITEQGVRLP
- a CDS encoding purine-nucleoside phosphorylase yields the protein MGNELDLLSLSPAKLTALVAEARDRVFAKRIFQPRVAIVLGSGLGDLATRLTHPTALPYSEIPGFPRTHAVGHAGQLILGFLAGVPVVLMQGRAHRYEGFSNLHVRFPIRCLHALGATTLIVTNAAGGLNTRFQKGDLMAIDSHIDFLWNRQQWGKPHVRPTPPLRGKCPYDFGLIHHANSIARRKDITLHQGTYLATLGPTYETRGEYRMFRQLGADAVGMSTVPEVLTARELSMQVLGFSVITNVASTDIPQSTSHSEVVDLGNEAGPRLMDILEDLLQDMAGQPD
- a CDS encoding purine-nucleoside phosphorylase; translated protein: MLELYNQIEDACRFIRKQWDRQPHAGIILGTGLGPLVEQIEVEASIEYEAIPHFPKSTATSHRGRLVCGNLCGLPIMAMEGRFHMYEGYPLKQITLPVRVMKAMGAELLIVSNASGGMNPYFQSGDIVVIEDHINLMGDNPLIGINDDRLGPRFPDMCQPYDAQLIDETLAIARRENIIAHKGVFVAVAGPNLETRAEYRFLRAVGADLVGMSTVPEVVVAVHCGLRTVGLSVVTDMCLPDALEPADVSKIIATAGAAEPKLRTLVTGILQYEAARQ
- a CDS encoding aldo/keto reductase — protein: MQRRRLGESGLSVTDICMGTMTFGSQCDEMLSMQILDRAHDAGIDFYDAAEIYPVPPLEETVGRTEEIVGKWLQGKQREHLLIATKVTGAGHGWFAPPVRGGRTALDARHIRCAVEDSLRRLQTDYIDLYQTHWPDHQMRYEDTLDALSRLVDEGKVRAIGCSNETSWGLMKSLWAAEQHGTRRYDTVQNNFSLINRRCESELAQVCRREKVSLLPYSPLGGGVLSGKYNNSLPEGGRFTEYLRSGGERQKSMAMRFVNERSIETTRRLATIAEDIGVSLVALAVAWSRQHDFVASTIIGATSVTQLEESLQAVDLILDQETLARIDAIDVDIPCPLREDGLRRL
- a CDS encoding UDP-glucuronic acid decarboxylase family protein, translated to MATIKRILVTGGAGFLGSHMCERLVADGHDVICLDNFFTSQKSNVVHLLGAPNFELIRHDITLPIFLEVDEVYHMACPAAPGHYQFNPIKTIKTSVVGSINMLGLAKRCGARILLASTSEVYGDPEVHPQTEDYRGNVNPIGPRACYDEGKRAAETLFMDYHRMNKVDIRIIRIFNTFGPRMHPYDGRVVSNFIRQALTGNDITLFGDGQQTRSFCYRDDLVEGVFRMMNCEDNFIGPVNIGNPGEFTIRELAELVIELTGAKVKLIHKPLPADDPTRRKPDISLAKAKLNWQPTITLREGLKSTIDWFKSIDLSHYRPPTPNF